From a region of the Pongo pygmaeus isolate AG05252 chromosome 5, NHGRI_mPonPyg2-v2.0_pri, whole genome shotgun sequence genome:
- the POLR1C gene encoding DNA-directed RNA polymerases I and III subunit RPAC1 isoform X1, with protein sequence MAASQAVEEMRSRVVLGEFGVRNVHTTDFPGNYSGYDDAWDQDRFEKNFRVDVVHMDENSLEFDMVGVDAAIANAFRRILLAEVPTMAVEKVLVYNNTSIVQDEILAHRLGLIPIHADPRLFEYRNQGDEEGTEIDTLQFRLQVRCTRNPHAAKDSSDPNELYVNHKVYTRHMTWIPLGNQADLFPEGTIRPVHNDILIAQLRPGQEIDLLMHCVKGIGKDHAKFSPVATASYRLLPDITLLEPVEGEAAEELSRCFSPGVIEVQEVQGKKVARVANPRLDTFSREIFRNEKLKKVVRLARVRDHYIFSVESTGVLPPDVLVSEAIKVLMGKCRRFLDELDAVQMD encoded by the exons ATGGCGGCTTCTCAGGCGGTGGAGGAAATGCGGAGTCGCGTGGTTCTAGGGGAGTTTGGGGTTCGCAAT GTTCATACCACTGACTTTCCCGGTAACTATTCCGGTTATGATGATGCCTGGGACCAGGACCGCTTCGAGAAG AATTTCCGTGTGGATGTAGTACACATGGATGAAAACTCACTGGAGTTTGACATGGTGGGAGTTGACGCAGCCATTGCCAATGCTTTTCGACGAATTCTGCTAGCTGAG GTGCCAACTATGGCTGTGGAGAAGGTCCTGGTGTACAATAATACATCTATTGTTCAGGATGAGATCCTTGCTCACCGTCTGGGGCTCATTCCCATTCATGCTGATCCCCGTCTTTTTGAGTATCGGAACCAag GAGATGAAGAAGGCACCGAGATAGATACTCTACAGTTTCGTCTCCAAGTCAGATGCACTCGGAACCCCCATGCTGCTAAAGATTCCTCTGACCCCAACGAACTGTACGTGAACCACAAAG TGTATACCAGGCATATGACATGGATCCCCCTGGGGAACCAGGCTGATCTCTTTCCAGAGGGCACTATCCGACCAGTGCACAATGACATCCTCATTGCTCAGCTGCGGCCTGGCCAAGAAATTGACCTGCTCATGCACTGTGTCAAGGGCATTG gCAAAGATCATGCCAAGTTTTCACCAGTGGCAACAGCCAGTTACAGGCTCTTGCCAGACATCACCCTGCTTGAGCCCgtggaaggggaggcagctgAGGAGTTGAGCAGGTGCTTCTCACCTGGTGTTATTGAGGTGCAGGAAGTCCAAG GTAAAAAGGTGGCCAGAGTTGCCAACCCCCGGCTGGATACCTTCAGCAGAGAAATCTTCCGGAATGAGAAGCTAAAGAAGGTTGTGAGGCTTGCCCGGGTTCGAGATCATTATATCT TCTCTGTTGAGTCAACAGGGGTGTTGCCACCAGATGTGCTGGTGAGTGAAGCCATCAAAGTACTGATGGGGAAGTGCCGGCGCTTCTTGGATGAACTAGATGCGGTTCAGATGGACTGA